TGATGACCAATCTTACAACTGGACATGGTACTTATAAAACGGCAATTCCTATTGGGGCAATGGTTAATATGAATACGATCAACCAAACACTAACGCTGCTTGAACCAACAGTGAGCCTTTGAGTGTTGTCGATTTAAATTAAAGTTGCACCGTTTTTCCCCTTTAGATATGATTGTCTAAAGGGGGGGGTTTTTTGGCGAAAAAAGCAAAAGAACTTCAAAAATTGATAAAAGAAGGTAGAGCCAGCGCAAATTATGAACAAGCGCTCAGTCAGTTAACGAGATGAAAAAATTCCAATATACCGGGTCTCCTATACCAGGATAGGAATTCTCCGGCTTTACATCAAGGTAGGTGGTTTAAATGGAACTCACATTTACGAAAGAACAGAAAATGATGAAAAAAATGGTTAGGGGCTTCGCTGCAAAGGAAATTGCTCCCATCGTTGAAGAGATGGATCAAACCGATGAATTCCCGAGAGAAGTCGTCAAAAAAATGGGAGCATTGGGATTGATGGGGATTCCCATTCCTGAAGAGTATGGTGGATCGGGAATGGATTTTACCTCATATATTATTGCGATTCATGAGCTTTCAAAAGTAAGTGCTACATTCGGAGTAATATTATCTGTTCATACCTCTGTTGGAACGAATCCGATTCTTTATTTTGGAACAGAAGATCAAAAGAAAAAATATATTCCTAAACTTGCAAGTGGGGAATATATTGGAGCCTTTGGTTTAACAGAACCGGGAGCGGGTTCAAATGCAGCCGGTTTAAAAACACGGGCGGTTCAACAAGGGGATCATTATGTGCTGAACGGTTCGAAGGTTTTTATCACAAATGGTGGTGAAGCACAAACCTATATCGTCTTCGCATCCACGAATCCCGAAGCGGGATCCTGTGGCATTTCCGCCTTTATTGTTGAAAAAGGGACACCCGGATTCTTCTTCGGTAAAAAAGAAAAAAAAATGGGTTTAAATGGTTCGAGTACGTACGAACTTTTTTTCGAAAACGCTATCGTGCCAAAGGAAAACCTTCTCGGAGAGGAAGGTCAAGGTTATAAAATTGCCCTGTCGAACTTGAACAAAGGGCGAGTCGGCATCGCAGCACAAGCATTGGGAATCGCAGAAGCTTCTCTCGAACACGCGGTGAATTATGCAAAAGAGCGCGAACAATTCGGAAAACCAATCGGCCATTTTCAAGGAATAGGATTTAAGCTTGCCGATATGGCAACGATTGTCGAAGCGTCAAGACTGTTAACCTATCAAGCTGCAAATCTAATATCCCGAAATATTTTGTGTCCAAAAGAGGCCTCAATGGCGAAATTGTTTGCTTCAAAAACTGCAATGAAGGTCGCAACAGAAGCCGTTCAAACCTACGGGGGATATGGTTACACAAAGGATTACCCGGTTGAACGATTTTTCCGGGATGCCAAGGTGTGCGAAATATACGAAGGAACAAGCGAAATCCAAAGCCTCGTAATCAGCAAACAGCTGCTGTCCGATTAATTTGATGGGTACGGTATCTTATGGAAAAAGGATGATTCCAAACGTCCTTAAGGACAAATTTCAACATCAATCTTTGACAATATGAGAAAGCATGAGGAGGAGACGAATGGCCTTTGAAACACTATTAACAGCTGAGAGAATAGAAGAAATGGAGCGAAAAGGACTATGGTTCAATGAAACAATGATTGATCATCTCAATCAATCGGTTGACAAATTTTCTGGCAAAGAGGCGGTTTATGATGGCCGAACCCGGTTGACTTACCGTGAACTTGCCAACCAGGTGAAACTTTGCGCAGCCGGTTTGGCGGCGTTAGGGATTGAAAAGAATACGGTTGTTTCTTTGCAGCTTCCAAATTGGGTGGAATTTCTTGTTTTTCATTATGCTGCAACATTATTGGGAGCGGTAACAAACCCGCTTGTCCCGATCTACCGGGAAAAGGAAATCAGCTATATGGTCGATCTAGCAGAATCAAAGGTATATGTGGCTCCCAAGAAGTTTCGGAACTTTGACTATGAGGAAATGATTTATCGATTAAAGCCAAACCTTCCCTCTCTACAAAATATTATCATTGTTGGTGAACCCGAGGAGAGTGAATCGCTGGCTTACGAAGAGTGGATGCTCAAATGGGAAGAAACAAAAGAAGTTGAGAATAGCAAGGTTGATCCGAATGAGGTGACAGAAATTATCTTTACGTCCGGAACAACCGGAGAGCCCAAGGGTGCTTTGCATACTCACAATACCTTGACATGCGCAACAAAGGGAATGATCGATCATTTAAGATTAACGGAAGATGATGTGATTCATATGGCCTCCACGTTTGCGCATCAAACCGGTTTTCTTTACGGGGCAAGAATGCCAATACAGTGTGGTGGAAAAGGAGTCTATCAGGATATTTGGAATTCGGAAAAATTCGTTGAAATGGTCGAAGAAGAAAAGATTACCGTGACGTTTGGGGCAACGCCTTTTTTGCACGATTTGTTAAACGCAAAAAACCTAAACGGCCATGACATTTCTTCATTAAGAATTTTTGTTTGTGCTGGGGCCCCTATTCCGAAGCCGCTTCTTGAAGAAGCTTTGGAAAAGCTGCCCAATTGTAAAGTTTTAGGTGCCTGGGGCCAGACGGAAGATGCGATTGTTACCGTTGGCAATCTGAGTGATCCGATTGAGACGATCACGTCATCTGACGGTGTTTCGATAAGCAAAGGGATGGAAGTACGTGTGGTAGATGAAGACGGCAATGAGTTGCCATACGGGGTAGAGGGCAATTTGGAAGTCCGTGGTTCGTTTGTTTTTGTAGGTTATGCTAAACGATTGGAGAAGACGAAAGAAGAATTTGATAAGGACTGGTTTATGACCGGTGATTTAGCAGTGATGGATGAAAGTGGACATATCAAAATTTCGGGACGGTCAAAAGACATCATTATTCGAGGAGGGGAAAACATTCCAGTTGCCTATGTTGAAGATGTGCTTCATTCGCATCCTCATATCACGACGGCCGCTGTTGTATCTGTCCCTTGCCCGAGATTGCAAGAAAGAGCATGCGCTTGTGTCGCGCTCAAAGAAGGAACAACATTGACGATGGAAAGCTTGAAAGAATTTTTGGAGACACAAGGCATTGCGAAACAATACTGGCCGGAATACCTTGAAGTGTTTAATGAGCTACCACGAACACCCAGCGGTAAAATTCAAAAATTTAAGTTAAGAGAAAAGGTGAAAAACAAGGCCACTCAAACCAGTTGAACCATAAAATTGATGCGATTTACGGCATTGATTCATAAAAAGGACATTTGGTTAAATTTATAATTCACTAGAAACATATCTTATTTCAAAAGGAGAGATCCATATGGAAATCAAAGGGTCAACAGCAATCGTAACAGGAGGTGCTTCCGGTCTGGGGGAAACGACGGTTAGAAATATCGTTTCCAATGGAGGAAACGCCGTAATCTTTGATATTCAGGAAACACAGGGCGCAAAATTGGCAAAGGAACTGGGGGATCAGGTCAAATTTGTGAAAACGGATGTGACGGATGAGGGAAGTGTGAAGGCCGGGTTGAACGAGGCGGTGGATACCTTTGGCCGTGTCAGCATTGCTGTAAACTGTGCAGGGATTGCTGTGGCGGAAAAAACGGTTGGCAAAAAGGGCCCGCACGATCTTGGTTCTTTTTCAAAAGTGATACAGATCAATTTGATTGGAACATTTAATGTTATCCGGTTGGTTTCAGAAAAAATGGCTGAAAACGAACCGAATGAAGAAGGGGAACGGGGTGTCATCATTAATACAGCCTCTGTTGCCGCATTTGACGGACAGATCGGACAGGCCGCTTACAGCGCATCAAAAGGTGGTATTGTTGGAATGACTTTACCGATTGCAAGGGACTTGTCCAACTATGGGATCCGTGTCATGACCATTGCCCCGGGGCTCTTTGAAACTCCGTTATTCGCAGCACTGCCTGAAAAGGCGAGAGAAGAATTAGGTAAAATGACACCGTTTCCGCCAAGGTTAGGCCACCCAAGTGAGTACGCACAGCTTGTCGGGAGTATTGTCGAGAATCCAATGTTAAATGGTGAGGTCATTCGTCTGGATGGAGCTATAAGGATGCAGCCGAAATAAAAGGCTGCATCAAGGGAATTTCTACGGAAGAGAGGACACGGTTCAATCAGAGCAGCTCCAATGTGCCTCGTTACAAATTAACGATAATATAGGCTAACAAATTAGCAGTGATTAAGTCGATTAATCAGAATCGGGAGCGTACCGTTGGTGCGTTTTCGGTTCTTTTTTTATTTAATTAAACGTTTGATTAAAGTACGAAAAAGTACATTATCGGAATGTTGAATAACAATTAGGTTACAAAAAAAGTTGTTTAAATAAAGTTGTTTCATTTACAATAAAGTTGTTCGGAAGACGTATCGTTAAATAGTGATAACTACATTAATTGATAAAAGCTTGAAACGAGGAAATGAAAATGAGTGCACTTACAAAAAAACGAAAACGCAGTAAACTTGTGATCGCTTCAAGGGCATTATTGATTATTATTGGGGGCTTTATTGCAGCTTACGGGTTAGAATCAGTATTAATCCCAAATAATGTATCAGATGGTGGAGTGACAGGACTAAGTATCGTTGGCTCACAACTTTTTGGAGTGCCGCTGGGCGCTCTTATTGCCGTTTTGAATGTCCCTTTCATCTTTTTAGGCTATAAGCAAATCGGGAAAAGTTTTGCGATTTTTTCTGTAATCGGCATTGTTTCGCTTTCAGTTGGGACGGCATTAATGCATCAGGTGCCAACGATTGTTGAAGGTGACACATTATTAGTAACCGTTGTTGGCGGTATTATCCTTGGCTTTGGGATGGGGTTAGCCTTGCGTAATGGCGGTGCATTAGATGGAATTGATATGTTAGCTGTATTGCTATCCCGGAGATCACCTTTTGGAACAAGTGATCTTATCTTATTTTTGAATATGTTTGTCTTTATTGTCGTATCAACGGTATTTGGCCTTCAAGGGGCCATTTTATCAGCCATTGCTTACTTTATCGCTACGAAAGTAATTCACATCGTTGAAGAAGGTTTAAGCGGTTCTAAAAGCTATAAGATTATCACCACTCAGCCTGAATTAATGGTTGAGACCATTCGTGATCGCTTAGGCCGTGGAGCAACTTATTCACTGGCACTTGGCGGTTATTCTAATGAAGAATTCAAGGAAATTACTTGTATCATTAACCGTTTGGAAGAAAGCAAAATGAAAGAAATTATTCAAGAAATTGATCCAAATGCCTTTGTAGCAGTATACGATGTATCAGAGGTGAAGGGAGGCAACTTCAAAAAGCATAATATTCATTAATTAATAAAAGATGAGCAGAGGGCTGGATCCAATAGGGGCTAGGCCTATTTTTTATTCTCATGTTTTTTGCATCTTGAGGGATAATGGTATTAAAGAAGCTAATTGTGGAGGAAGAGAAAATGCCCGAACTGCCAGAGATGGAAACATATAAAACCTTGCTGCAGCAATTCATTGGCGGCCAAACCATTACAAAAGCTATGGTTACTCGGGAAAAATCTGTGAATTTGTCTACAGAACAATTTATTCTTCGTGTAACGAACCAGAAAATTGAGGCTTTTGAAAGAAGAGCCAAATATTTAATTTTTCATCTGCAAAATGGTTCTTGTTTACTTTTGCACTTGATGCTTGGCGGTTGGATGTTTTATGGAAAAGACGAAGATCGGCCAGAACATACGGTACAAGTGAAACTATCCTTTGGAGATCATCACCTTTATTTCATTGGCCTTCGTTTAGGGTATTTGCACCTGTTGACACCAGAAAGGCTCGAAAAAAAATTTCTGAAAATCGGGCCTGAACCACTCTCTTCGAGTTTTTCAATTGATATGTTTTTCGACAGGATGAAAAGCAGAAGAGGTGGATTAAAAACAACGCTCATGAATCAGGAAGTGATTGCCGGGATTGGGAATCGCTATTCGGATGAAATTCTTTGGCATGCCCAGCTGCTTCCAGAAAGAAAAATAAATGAACTCGATCATGGACAATTCGTCCGTTTATACGAATCCATCAGATTTATTCTTCAGAAGGCGATTCAGCACGGCGGTTATATGGCAGAGCCTCTTTTTAAGCAAGACAGCAAAACAGGCGGCTATCCGATGTCCGTTCACGGCTTGGAAGGAAAAGAATGCCCACGGTGCGGTACACCCATTGTGAAAGTGGAGATGTCCACCCGTAAAACCTATTTTTGTAAAAACTGCCAGCAGTAATGCAAGGAGAATGCATCATGAGATTTGGTTGCCACATCTCCATACGGGAAGGCTATTTAGGAGCGGCAAAAAAAGCGTTTCAAATGAATGCCGCCGCCTTTCAATACTTTCCGAAAAATCCCCGAAGTTTGATCGTGAAAGACTTTAATAAGGAAGATGCAGCATTATGCAAGGCGTTTTGTGAGGAAAACGCCATTCAATCTGTCAGCCACTCTCCTTATCCCACAAGTTTAACGCCGCATAATGAAGAAAAGCGTGACCAAGTGATCCGTTCTTTATTAAATGATCTCGCAATTGCTGAAGCGTGTGGTTCCATTGGTGTGGTCGTCCATTTTGGCAAGCGCATTTCCCGGCTTCCCCTCATTGAAAACTACCAACTTCTCCTCGACATGCTTAATGAAGTCTTAAACCAGTGGGAAGGCTCCGCTAAGATATTGCTCGAAAACAATGCTGGATTGCCTGGTGTGTTCGGGACAACATTGGAAGAACTGGTCCAAATCCGGAAATTATGTGAGCATCCTGAAAAAATCGGATTTTGCTTTGATACATGCCATGCATTTTCATGTGGTTTATGGGACGGGGGCAATTGGAGGGAACTGATGAAAAAAGGAAGAGAAATTGGCTATTTTGCTGAATTGGAGCTCATTCATTTGAATAATTCGAAGTACGCCGCCAGGCTTGGAAAAGATCGGCATGCGCCTATTATTGGATCAGGTTACATAAAAGAGTCTCAATTTGATCAACTAATAAAGACGCCGCATTTCAAAAATATTCCATTCATTTTGGAAACGCCAAAAGAAGAACTTTCACATTCGAAAGAGATACAGCTTTTACAAGAACGGTGGGGGTAATCTTTCTGTTTTTTTAATTGGTTTTGAAGGCCTTTTTAATTAAACGTTTGATTAAACGCCGGTTCACATGAGGAAATATAATTTTATGGAAATTGATTCAACGATTAAAACGGCGTAAACAGGAATGATTAAAAATATATAGAATCTTTAAGGAAAGCATTATTGGAGGGGGAAATCATATGTGAAACTCGGTAACCAGCATCAATTTGGCATTTATCAAACAATGGTTACTGTCGTTTGATCAAAAAGTCCATAAATTTTTTGAAAAGATGACTGGGCTAGTGATAGAACATATGTTATCTTGACGATGTTAAATTATCGAAAATTAGCCGAAATACTAGAACTCGGAATGACTGTGTTTTTTAGAAACTATTGAAGGTAGTGATCGTTTTGACCCTTTTTCATACATACCATCCTCAGCCTCCCTTGTCGAATTTTATAAATATATTTTGGTTATATAAAGGTTACCACCCGCCTCATAAAATGGAGCGTCTCCTGCCGGATGGTTCTATGGAATTCGTTATCAATCTTGAAGAAGATAAGATTAACGTATACGATCAAAAGAATCATGACCGGTTTAAAAGTTTTCGTGGGAGCCTGATCTCCGGTCCACATTCAGACTTTACAGTTATCGACACGGCAAGTCAAGCGTCAACTATAGGAGTTCATTTTAAACCCGGTGGTGCTTTTCCTTTTCTTAAGTTACCAGCAGATGAGTTGCACAATGAGCATGTGGCGTTGGACGAACTTTGGGGGACAAAAGCGACTGAAATGCGAGAACAACTTCTTGAAGCTGAAACGCCGGTTGCCAAATTTCAAATTCTCGAACAATACTTGATGGGAATGATGACTCAAGCCTCGGCATCTCATCCTGCTGTTGTTTTCGCGCTTAGGAAATTTCTGGCTTCCCCCCATCAGTGGAAGATTGCTGATGTGACTGAACAAATTAGTTTGAGTTCAAGACGATTTATTCAAGTGTTCAAGGAAGAAGTCGGATTGACACCAAAACAATTTTGCCGTATTCAGCGCTTTCAGAATGTGCTTTGTCTCATTGAAGATGGAGAGCAAGTTGATTGGACAGATATTGCTTTGACCTCCGGTTATTATGACCAGGCACATTTCATCCACGATTTTCGGTCTTTTTCCGGTCTTAGCCCAACAACCTACCACTTAAATCAAGGGAAACAAAAAAATCATGTCCCGTTTGGCGGGTAGGGTCATTTTTTTACAATACCACTCATTTCAATAGGACTTAGAATAAATTTGATGCAATCGTTCCAGTATTTGACCAATTTTTTGGGATGAATGCATTCAAATTTTTTAATGAATTGGAGGAACGTTTTATGACACATAAAACAAAAGCCATACCGGAGGGCCATCACGCTGTGACACCGTACATGATTATCAAGGATGCAGCCGATGCCATAACATTTTACAAAAAAGCGTTTGGAGCAACTGAATTGATGCGTGTAACAGGCGATAGTGGAAAGGTTCAGCATGCGGAGATCAAGATCGGTGATTCACCAATCATGATCGTGGACGAATTTCCAGAATACCCGATTATGCGCAGCCCACAGTCTATTGGAGGAACTACGATGCATATTTTTGTTTATGTTGAGGACGTAGATACTCTTTTTGCACGAGCGATTGATGCAGGTGCAAAGGAACTGGAGCCTGTAGAAGATCATGTTGAAGGTGATCGGCGCGGAGGAATCATAGATCCTTTTGGACACATTTGGTGGATCGCAACACATGTCAAAGACGTGCCGCTTGACGAAATGTAATAGCACGATGTCGATTAGTACATTCGTTTAGATAGAATGCGGGATGTTTTGGAAACTGGGCATTTTTAAATAGTATGTCAAAGTTCCTTTAACTTGAAATATCCTCCCTAATTGTGCACAAACTATCGTAAGGATAAATTTAGTTCCTGCTATTCTTTTGAACAGGGGAATACGGAACGATGTAAATCTGACAAGAATCGGGAAGCGTACCGTTGGTACGTTGCCCCGGTTCTTTTTTTGTTTGCTTATCATGACATTCAGTTTATTCAATCGTTTGGTAAAAAACGGCAAAGAAAAACCAAATAAAATGCCTGAACAATCATCCTTTTATCCTTAACATTTTTTGAAGGTGAAAAGGGGTGGAAAGCAGGTAAGGTAAGGGTTTAAGTGTGCCAATATCTATTCACTATCAAACAAATATGTCCAAAGTAATTGACATATTTGTTCAGGTTGTTAAAATAAAAATGTCCAATACTTTTGACACGGGTGATACTCTTGAAAAATAAAATAAAAACAATACGGAAAAAATTAGGAATTACGCAGGCGAAACTTGCCGAGGAGTGTGGAGTAGTTAGGCAAACGATAAATTGTATAGAAAATGATAAATATGATCCTACACTGGAACTGGCTTTCAAATTATCAAAAATATTAAAAGTAAAGGTAGATGAATTATTTATTTATGAGTAAATTTCATTCAAATTATATGATTACGATGAAAGATATTGTAAGGGAAGGGAATCAAATTCTGCATCAAAAAACACAAGAAGTGATGGTGCCGCCTTCTGAAGAAGATAAGGAAACATTAAATTGCATGTTGAATTTCTTGAAGAATAGTCAAGATCCCGATCTGGCAAACAAATATAATTTACGCGCTGGAGTAGGTTTATCAGCAAATCAGATTGGTTTGAATAAGCGAATGTTTGCAGCGTATTTAACGGATGAGAAAGGTAATGAGCATGAATATACACTGATTAATCCAAAAATAGTCAGCCATTCTGTATCCATGATTTATTTGCCGCAAGGAGAAGGGTGCCTCTCTGTCGATCGTGATATAAAAGGGCTTGTTCCAAGATATGAGCGGATTAAAGTGAAAGGTTTTGATTTGGAGGGAGAAGAGATATTATTAAAACTTAGCGGATATCCCTCTATTGTCATTCAACATGAAATAGACCATCTCAATGGCATTATGTTTTATGATCGCATCAATAAAGAAAATCCGTTCAAACTGCCGGAAAATAGTAAAAGTATATATTAAGTTAAAGCCGGGAATTCGAAGCTCGCCATTTCAATGGAGAGAGTTTGTCACAAAAATTCTTCTGAACAAAATATTTAAAGAGCCTGCTTTGATCAATCTTTTTTCAAAAGCAGGCTCTAATTTGTCTCCAACAATGGAGACTTTAACAAAAAACATGACAAAAATGTAAGGGAAATGAAATGAAGATCAATAGGTTTAAGCTGAATCATTTTCTATACTAAGGATAAGCGGTAAGCAAAGGGGAGTGTCTAATGAATGCTCGTTCGATTGATTTGAAACGGAATGTGGGAAATAGCCGCACGACTCGATTCGCAAGAAAAAGTTCACATAAAGGGAAATGGTTGATCATTCCCATTCTACTCCTGTTTGCCGGCTTTATGTTTATGGCGATTGCTGGAGAAATATTGGTAGGCAACGAACAGATTGCCCAACTTGAAGCCATTAAAAAGAATGAAAGCTTTGTACCGATTGCCGAGCTGCCTGACTATGTTCCCCAGGCTTTTGTCAGTATAGAAGATCATCGTTTTTATCATCATTTTGGTATAGATTCGATTTCCTTAGCTCGATCATTATTGGTAGATCTCAAGACCCTATCTTTTGCTCAAGGTGGCAGTACAATCACGATGCAGCTCGTAAAAAATCAATTTTTGACGCAGGATAAATCGATTGGAAGAAAATTAAAAGAAATACTCATGGCAATTCAAATCGAACGCCTTTATTCCAAGGAAGAAATATTAGAAATGTACTTAAATACGATTTATTTCGGCCATGGGACATATGGTTTAAAAGAAGCGGCCCAGCTGTACTTTGATAAAAATTTGTTAGGCCAAGATACAGTTACATTAAAAGAGGCAGCTATACTTGCAGGCCTCCCAAAGGCACCAGAAATTTATTCACCAATAAAAAATCCCGAAAAGGCAAGTGAAAGACAGGCTGTTGTTTTAAAAAGAATGGAGGAGCTAGGAAATCTTACCCAGCCGGAAAAAGAAACGGCTGTTTGGAAGTCTCGCTTTAAACCAATTCCCAGTCATTCTTCCGCTTATTTACACAGTAATAGTAGTCATTAGAATGTTCATAATGGTTTTGCTGAGTGCCTCCCTGCCACTTGGATAAAAAAGCCGGTCCTGAAACGGGAAGAACAGCAGGAGAACTTAGACTATGTAATTAGAGGTTTTTTCACTAACATTCAATCGGTTTTCACAATGAAAAATCAATATACGTTCGGGGCTGGATCCGTAAGGATCCAGTCTTTTTTCTCTCCAATGATCTCCCACTTCCTTATACATCAAAGGCTCATACTGACTATACTATCTTTGTTATTAGGAATTCTGATAATCTATTTTTTTACATTGACAATGAAAGAGTATACTCATAATATAAATCGTGTACGATGTATCGTGTGCGATGTTTTTGTGAAAGGGGGCTAGACATAGTGGATAAGGCTAATTTTATTCGTGAATCCGTTGATTTTTTACATCGCTATATTATGAAAAGTCTTCAGAAACAAGCAAAGGAGCATGGTGTCACCATTCCCCAAGTAAAGGTTATTGGCGATGTGTTCGCACATAAAACTGTCAGTATTAAACAACTCTCTCAAAATTT
The Pueribacillus theae genome window above contains:
- a CDS encoding acyl-CoA dehydrogenase, coding for MELTFTKEQKMMKKMVRGFAAKEIAPIVEEMDQTDEFPREVVKKMGALGLMGIPIPEEYGGSGMDFTSYIIAIHELSKVSATFGVILSVHTSVGTNPILYFGTEDQKKKYIPKLASGEYIGAFGLTEPGAGSNAAGLKTRAVQQGDHYVLNGSKVFITNGGEAQTYIVFASTNPEAGSCGISAFIVEKGTPGFFFGKKEKKMGLNGSSTYELFFENAIVPKENLLGEEGQGYKIALSNLNKGRVGIAAQALGIAEASLEHAVNYAKEREQFGKPIGHFQGIGFKLADMATIVEASRLLTYQAANLISRNILCPKEASMAKLFASKTAMKVATEAVQTYGGYGYTKDYPVERFFRDAKVCEIYEGTSEIQSLVISKQLLSD
- a CDS encoding AMP-binding protein, which translates into the protein MAFETLLTAERIEEMERKGLWFNETMIDHLNQSVDKFSGKEAVYDGRTRLTYRELANQVKLCAAGLAALGIEKNTVVSLQLPNWVEFLVFHYAATLLGAVTNPLVPIYREKEISYMVDLAESKVYVAPKKFRNFDYEEMIYRLKPNLPSLQNIIIVGEPEESESLAYEEWMLKWEETKEVENSKVDPNEVTEIIFTSGTTGEPKGALHTHNTLTCATKGMIDHLRLTEDDVIHMASTFAHQTGFLYGARMPIQCGGKGVYQDIWNSEKFVEMVEEEKITVTFGATPFLHDLLNAKNLNGHDISSLRIFVCAGAPIPKPLLEEALEKLPNCKVLGAWGQTEDAIVTVGNLSDPIETITSSDGVSISKGMEVRVVDEDGNELPYGVEGNLEVRGSFVFVGYAKRLEKTKEEFDKDWFMTGDLAVMDESGHIKISGRSKDIIIRGGENIPVAYVEDVLHSHPHITTAAVVSVPCPRLQERACACVALKEGTTLTMESLKEFLETQGIAKQYWPEYLEVFNELPRTPSGKIQKFKLREKVKNKATQTS
- a CDS encoding 3-hydroxyacyl-CoA dehydrogenase is translated as MEIKGSTAIVTGGASGLGETTVRNIVSNGGNAVIFDIQETQGAKLAKELGDQVKFVKTDVTDEGSVKAGLNEAVDTFGRVSIAVNCAGIAVAEKTVGKKGPHDLGSFSKVIQINLIGTFNVIRLVSEKMAENEPNEEGERGVIINTASVAAFDGQIGQAAYSASKGGIVGMTLPIARDLSNYGIRVMTIAPGLFETPLFAALPEKAREELGKMTPFPPRLGHPSEYAQLVGSIVENPMLNGEVIRLDGAIRMQPK
- a CDS encoding YitT family protein codes for the protein MSALTKKRKRSKLVIASRALLIIIGGFIAAYGLESVLIPNNVSDGGVTGLSIVGSQLFGVPLGALIAVLNVPFIFLGYKQIGKSFAIFSVIGIVSLSVGTALMHQVPTIVEGDTLLVTVVGGIILGFGMGLALRNGGALDGIDMLAVLLSRRSPFGTSDLILFLNMFVFIVVSTVFGLQGAILSAIAYFIATKVIHIVEEGLSGSKSYKIITTQPELMVETIRDRLGRGATYSLALGGYSNEEFKEITCIINRLEESKMKEIIQEIDPNAFVAVYDVSEVKGGNFKKHNIH
- the mutM gene encoding bifunctional DNA-formamidopyrimidine glycosylase/DNA-(apurinic or apyrimidinic site) lyase, encoding MPELPEMETYKTLLQQFIGGQTITKAMVTREKSVNLSTEQFILRVTNQKIEAFERRAKYLIFHLQNGSCLLLHLMLGGWMFYGKDEDRPEHTVQVKLSFGDHHLYFIGLRLGYLHLLTPERLEKKFLKIGPEPLSSSFSIDMFFDRMKSRRGGLKTTLMNQEVIAGIGNRYSDEILWHAQLLPERKINELDHGQFVRLYESIRFILQKAIQHGGYMAEPLFKQDSKTGGYPMSVHGLEGKECPRCGTPIVKVEMSTRKTYFCKNCQQ
- a CDS encoding deoxyribonuclease IV; the encoded protein is MRFGCHISIREGYLGAAKKAFQMNAAAFQYFPKNPRSLIVKDFNKEDAALCKAFCEENAIQSVSHSPYPTSLTPHNEEKRDQVIRSLLNDLAIAEACGSIGVVVHFGKRISRLPLIENYQLLLDMLNEVLNQWEGSAKILLENNAGLPGVFGTTLEELVQIRKLCEHPEKIGFCFDTCHAFSCGLWDGGNWRELMKKGREIGYFAELELIHLNNSKYAARLGKDRHAPIIGSGYIKESQFDQLIKTPHFKNIPFILETPKEELSHSKEIQLLQERWG
- a CDS encoding helix-turn-helix domain-containing protein, encoding MIVLTLFHTYHPQPPLSNFINIFWLYKGYHPPHKMERLLPDGSMEFVINLEEDKINVYDQKNHDRFKSFRGSLISGPHSDFTVIDTASQASTIGVHFKPGGAFPFLKLPADELHNEHVALDELWGTKATEMREQLLEAETPVAKFQILEQYLMGMMTQASASHPAVVFALRKFLASPHQWKIADVTEQISLSSRRFIQVFKEEVGLTPKQFCRIQRFQNVLCLIEDGEQVDWTDIALTSGYYDQAHFIHDFRSFSGLSPTTYHLNQGKQKNHVPFGG
- a CDS encoding VOC family protein, which encodes MTHKTKAIPEGHHAVTPYMIIKDAADAITFYKKAFGATELMRVTGDSGKVQHAEIKIGDSPIMIVDEFPEYPIMRSPQSIGGTTMHIFVYVEDVDTLFARAIDAGAKELEPVEDHVEGDRRGGIIDPFGHIWWIATHVKDVPLDEM
- a CDS encoding helix-turn-helix transcriptional regulator — its product is MKNKIKTIRKKLGITQAKLAEECGVVRQTINCIENDKYDPTLELAFKLSKILKVKVDELFIYE
- the def gene encoding peptide deformylase; translation: MSKFHSNYMITMKDIVREGNQILHQKTQEVMVPPSEEDKETLNCMLNFLKNSQDPDLANKYNLRAGVGLSANQIGLNKRMFAAYLTDEKGNEHEYTLINPKIVSHSVSMIYLPQGEGCLSVDRDIKGLVPRYERIKVKGFDLEGEEILLKLSGYPSIVIQHEIDHLNGIMFYDRINKENPFKLPENSKSIY
- a CDS encoding transglycosylase domain-containing protein, whose translation is MNARSIDLKRNVGNSRTTRFARKSSHKGKWLIIPILLLFAGFMFMAIAGEILVGNEQIAQLEAIKKNESFVPIAELPDYVPQAFVSIEDHRFYHHFGIDSISLARSLLVDLKTLSFAQGGSTITMQLVKNQFLTQDKSIGRKLKEILMAIQIERLYSKEEILEMYLNTIYFGHGTYGLKEAAQLYFDKNLLGQDTVTLKEAAILAGLPKAPEIYSPIKNPEKASERQAVVLKRMEELGNLTQPEKETAVWKSRFKPIPSHSSAYLHSNSSH